From one Macaca nemestrina isolate mMacNem1 chromosome 5, mMacNem.hap1, whole genome shotgun sequence genomic stretch:
- the CALHM6 gene encoding calcium homeostasis modulator protein 6: MEKFRAVLDLHLKHHSALGYGLVTLLTAGGERIFSTVVFQCPCSAAWNLPYGLVFLLVPALALFLLGYVLSARTWRLITGCGCRARASCGSGLRGFLVCAQLSAAAALAPLTWVAVALLGGAFYECAASGSAVLAQRLCLDRDHNCAAELPLVPCHEAKASDVQDLLKDLKAQSQVLGWILIAAVIIVLLIFTCVSRCLSPVSFLQLKFWKIYLEQEQQILKSKATEHATELAKENVKCFFEGSHPKECNTPSVKEWQQISSLYTFNQKDPYYSMLHKYVNRKEKTQSIRSTEGDTVIPVLGFVDSSSINSTPGL, encoded by the exons ATGGAGAAGTTTCGGGCAGTGCTGGACCTGCACCTCAAGCACCACAGCGCCCTGGGCTACGGCCTGGTGACCCTGCTGACGGCGGGCGGGGAGCGCATTTTCTCCACCGTGGTGTTCCAGTGCCCGTGCAGCGCCGCCTGGAACCTGCCCTACGGCCTGGTCTTCTTGCTGGTGCCGGCGCTCGCGCTCTTCCTCTTGGGCTATGTGCTGAGCGCACGCACGTGGCGCCTGATCACCGGCTGCGGCTGCAGAGCCCGCGCGAGTTGCGGATCTGGGCTGCGCGGCTTCCTGGTGTGCGCGCAGCTCAGCGCGGCCGCCGCGCTCGCGCCCCTCACTTGGGTGGCCGTGGCGCTGCTCGGGGGCGCCTTTTACGAGTGCGCGGCCAGCGGGAGTGCGGTCTTAGCGCAGCGCCTGTGCCTCGACCGCGACCACAACTGCGCCGCGGAGCTGCCGCTGGTGCCCTGCCACGAGGCCAAGGCGTCGGACGTGCAGGACCTCCTGAAGGATCTGAAGGCTCAGTCGCAG GTGTTGGGCTGGATCTTGATAGCAGCTGTTATCATCGTCCTTCTGATTTTTACATGTGTCAGCCGATGCCTGTCTCCAGTTAGTTTTCTGCAGCTGAAATTCTGGAAAATCTATTTGGAACAGGAGCAGCAGATCCTTAAAAGTAAAGCCACAGAGCATGCAACTGAATTGGCAAAAGAGAATGTTAAATGTTTCTTTGAGGGCTCCCATCCGAAAGAATGTAACACTCCGAGCGTTAAAGAGTGGCAGCAAATTTCATCACTGTATACTTTCAATCAGAAGGACCCGTACTACAGCATGTTGCACAAATATGTTAACAGAAAAGAGAAGACTCAGAGTATCAGGTCTACTGAAGGAGATACAGTGATTCCTGTTCTTGGCTTTGTAGATTCATCTAGTATAAACAGCACTCCTGGGTTATGA
- the LOC105465466 gene encoding dermatan-sulfate epimerase isoform X3 yields MGISIPAQSSAHQLHGFAHRKPSPDESRYDASLKSVPPPDFGTPTLHYFEDWGVVTYGSALPAEINRSFLSFKSGKLGGRAIYDIVHRNKYKDWIKGWRNFNAGHEHPDQNSFTFAPNGVPFITEALYGPKYTFFNNVLMFSPAVSKSCFSPWEGQVTEDCSSKWSKYKHDLAASCQGRVVAAEEKNGVVFIRGEGVGAYNPQLNLKNVQRNLILLHPQLLLLVDQIHLGEESPLETAASFFHNVDVPFEETVVDGVHGAFIRQRDGLYKMYWMDDTGYSEKATFASVTYPRGYPYNGTNYVNVTMHLRSPITRAAYLFIGPSIDVQSFTIHGDSQQLDVFVATSKHAYATYLWTGEATGQSAFAQVIADRHKILFDRNSAIKSSIVPEVKDYAAIVEQNLQHFKPVFQLLEKQILSRVRNTASFRKTAERLLRFSDKRQTEEAIDRIFAISQQQQQQSKSKKHRRAGKRYQFVDAVPDIFAQIEVNEKKIRQKAQILAQKELPIDEDEEMKDLLDFADVTYEKHKNGGLMKGRFGQARMMTTIHSRAPSLSASYTRLFLILNIAIFFVMLAMQLTYFQRAQSLHGQRCLYAVLLIDSCVLLWLYSSCSQSQC; encoded by the coding sequence gtATGATGCCAGCTTGAAATCGGTTCCTCCTCCAGACTTTGGCACCCCTACACTGCATTATTTTGAAGACTGGGGTGTCGTGACTTATGGAAGTGCACTACCTGCAGAAATCAATagatctttcctttccttcaagTCTGGAAAACTGGGAGGACGTGCAATATATGACATTGTCCACAGAAACAAATACAAAGATTGGATCAAAGGATGGAGAAATTTTAATGCAGGGCATGAACATCCTGATCAAAACTCATTTACTTTTGCTCCCAATGGTGTGCCTTTCATTACTGAGGCTCTGTACGGGCCAAAGTACACCTTCTTCAACAATGTTTTGATGTTTTCCCCAGCTGTGTCAAAGAGCTGCTTTTCTCCCTGGGAGGGTCAGGTCACAGAAGACTGCTCATCAAAATGGTCTAAATACAAGCATGACCTGGCAGCTAGTTGTCAGGGGAGAGTGGTTGCAGCAGAGGAGAAAAATGGGGTGGTTTTCATCCGAGGAGAAGGTGTGGGAGCTTACAACCCCCAGCTCAACCTGAAGAATGTTCAGAGGAATCTCATCCTCCTACATCCACAGCTGCTTCTCCTTGTAGACCAAATACACCTGGGAGAGGAGAGTCCCCTGGAGACAGCAGCAAGCTTCTTCCACAATGTGGATGTTCCTTTTGAGGAGACTGTGGTAGATGGTGTCCATGGGGCTTTCATCAGGCAGAGAGATGGTCTCTATAAAATGTACTGGATGGACGATACTGGCTACAGCGAGAAAGCAACCTTTGCCTCAGTGACATATCCTCGGGGCTATCCCTACAATGGGACAAACTATGTGAATGTCACCATGCACCTCCGAAGTCCCATCACCAGGGCAGCTTACCTCTTCATAGGGCCATCTATAGATGTTCAGAGCTTCACTATCCACGGAGACTCTCAGCAACTGGATGTGTTCGTAGCCACCAGCAAACATGCCTACGCAACGTACCTGTGGACAGGTGAGGCCACAGGACAGTCTGCCTTTGCACAGGTCATTGCTGATCGTCACAAAATTCTCTTTGACCGGAATTCAGCCATCAAGAGCAGCATTGTCCCTGAGGTGAAGGACTATGCTGCTATTGTGGAACAGAACCTGCAGCATTTTAAGCCAGTGTTTCAGCTGCTGGAGAAGCAGATACTGTCCCGAGTCCGGAACACAGCTAGCTTTAGGAAGACTGCTGAGCGCCTGCTGAGATTTTCAGATAAGAGACAGACTGAGGAGGCCATTGACAGGATTTTTGCCATAtcacagcaacagcagcagcaaagcaAGTCAAAGAAACACCGAAGGGCAGGCAAGCGCTATCAATTTGTGGATGCTGTCCCTGATATTTTTGCACAGATTGAAGTCAATGAGAAAAAGATTAGACAGAAAGCTCAGATTTTGGCACAGAAAGAACTACCCatagatgaagatgaagaaatgaaagacCTTTTAGATTTTGCAGACGTAAcatatgaaaaacataaaaatggggGCTTGATGAAAGGCCGGTTTGGACAGGCACGGATGATGACAACTATTCACAGCAGGGCCCCATCACTGTCTGCTTCCTATACCAGATTGTTCTTGATCCTGAACATTGCTATTTTCTTTGTCATGTTGGCAATGCAACTGACTTATTTCCAGAGGGCCCAGAGCCTACATGGCCAAAGATGTCTGTATGCAGTTCTTCTAATAGATAGCTGTGTTTTATTGTGGTTGTACTCTTCTTGTTCCCAATCACAGTGTTAG